From Oreochromis niloticus isolate F11D_XX unplaced genomic scaffold, O_niloticus_UMD_NMBU tig00004099_pilon, whole genome shotgun sequence:
TTGGTGACGGAGGATCTTAAGCTTGCCCTTCGCTTGAaggaggtggagctggaggCTAAGGCTAAGGAAGTTGAGCTCATGCATCTTCGCATACGAGCTATGGAGCTGGATCCTTCTCGAGCGAGAGACGCTCCTCCCGTCCCTGTGAGTACACTCCCCGACACTTCCACTGTTGACCAGTTTAACGCTAGCAAGCAAATTGTTTTGGTACCTCCTTTTAGGGAGGGGGAGGTTGATTCGTATTTCACTGCTTTTGAGCGCATCGCAACCACTTTAAAATGGCCAAAGGATGTCTGGAGTCTGTTGTTGCAATGCAAATTAGTAGGAAGAGCGCAGGAGGTTTGTGCGAGTCTTTCCATTGCTGACAGTCTGGATTATGAGGTTGTCAAATCCACTATTTTGCGGGCTTATGAGTTAGTCCCGGAGGCTTACCGGCAAAAGTTTCGTGCCTGTAGCAAGTCCGACAGACAAACATTTGTGGAGTTTGCACGTGAGAAAGCGGTCTTATTTGATAAGTGGCTGGCTGCCAGTAAAGTAAAGAACTTTACCGAGCTGAAGGAGTTGATCCTGTTGGAGGAGTTTAAGACATGTCTCCCTGAAAGTATTGTGGTGTACCTTAATGAACAGAAGGTGGAGTTACTGTCTAAAGCCGCTGTTCTTGCCGATGAATTTGTGTTAACCCATCGCGCATCACTCTCGACAGCACGCCGTGAGTGCGTTTCCCCGACTCAGCATGCCAAAAGTTATAGGGTTTCTCCTAAGCGACAGACGCGTTCTGCTGCTATTCCTGTGTCAGACCGCAAATGTTTCTATTGTCATGAAATCGGTCACCTTGTCGCTGCTTGTCCATCACTACAGCGCAAGGAGCAGGCTCACACGGTAAGGAAGCCGAAAAGTGTTGGTTTCGTTCGTTCtatgtctgcttccacttcacCTGACAATGAAGTGAGAAGTGACAGCTTTGATGACAGCTACCGTCCTTTTGTGTCGGAAGGATTTGTTTCTCTGAACGGCAAGGAGGAGGATCGGGTGCCGATCACGATTCTGCGTGACACCGGAGCCGCGCAGACACTTATTTTGAGGggtattttgcctttttct
This genomic window contains:
- the LOC112845255 gene encoding uncharacterized protein LOC112845255 codes for the protein MKTSPGGSGSLETAVGAEAAGAVPKPSKGRMTSGAEAPVAVQSPTFDPISQVAAGLVTEDLKLALRLKEVELEAKAKEVELMHLRIRAMELDPSRARDAPPVPVSTLPDTSTVDQFNASKQIVLVPPFREGEVDSYFTAFERIATTLKWPKDVWSLLLQCKLVGRAQEVCASLSIADSLDYEVVKSTILRAYELVPEAYRQKFRACSKSDRQTFVEFAREKAVLFDKWLAASKVKNFTELKELILLEEFKTCLPESIVVYLNEQKVELLSKAAVLADEFVLTHRASLSTARRECVSPTQHAKSYRVSPKRQTRSAAIPVSDRKCFYCHEIGHLVAACPSLQRKEQAHTVRKPKSVGFVRSMSASTSPDNEVRSDSFDDSYRPFVSEGFVSLNGKEEDRVPITILRDTGAAQTLILRGILPFSDFSFCGSDALVWGVKMDVLRVPLHKVFLQSPLVSGPVTVGVRDYLPVPGVAMILGNDLANGKVFFTPRVVEDPVPDTLISDPAAECSHSVFPACTVTRAHKRRYGDVDLSDSFLCAGGEPEPESKPCDPLMGDSEAMLSASPSVTSQLPSGVNKKDFVLAQHSDPTLVGCFSAAHSSDQYPRVYSVEDDVLMRTWYPPAAGDLGWNVSKQVLVPQQCVNSCDCGGARFRSPV